One Deltaproteobacteria bacterium DNA window includes the following coding sequences:
- the rplI gene encoding 50S ribosomal protein L9: MEVVLKEDIENLGHMGDVVKVKDGYARNYLLPRGLVVRADKKSLKALEHEQRMIAQSRERLNKEAQGISEQLSRVSLEFTVKTGEEGRLFGSVTNMDIEKALKEQGVDVERRRILLETPIKSVGEYDVPIRLRPEVTPSIKVKVMSEDGDAEVAAAVAQPAEAEKGEAPSGDAAEPQST; the protein is encoded by the coding sequence ATGGAAGTCGTTCTGAAGGAAGACATTGAGAACCTCGGCCACATGGGCGACGTGGTCAAGGTCAAGGATGGTTACGCCCGCAACTACCTGCTCCCCCGCGGCCTCGTCGTGCGGGCCGACAAGAAGAGCCTCAAGGCCCTGGAGCACGAGCAGCGCATGATCGCCCAGAGCCGCGAGCGCCTCAACAAGGAAGCGCAAGGCATCAGCGAACAGCTCTCCCGGGTCTCCCTCGAGTTCACCGTCAAGACGGGCGAAGAAGGCCGCCTCTTCGGCTCCGTCACCAACATGGACATCGAGAAGGCCCTGAAAGAGCAGGGCGTCGACGTCGAGCGCCGCCGCATCCTCCTGGAGACCCCCATCAAGAGCGTGGGCGAGTACGACGTGCCCATCCGGCTCAGGCCGGAGGTGACGCCAAGCATCAAGGTGAAGGTGATGTCGGAGGATGGCGACGCGGAGGTAGCCGCTGCCGTAGCGCAACCGGCAGAGGCAGAGAAGGGCGAAGCGCCGTCAGGTGACGCCGCGGAACCGCAATCCACGTAA
- a CDS encoding DUF2232 domain-containing protein: MKGLDTLTGFGLGLAATLLLFFAGLRVPLLGLATAPLVIYPALYVGVRLGRQPGQWLPLAVAVCVYALAGLEATAAYLVFALVTYLLFFSFGRGWNLATVVSGTAGVTVAAMLVTATALAGSLSALWTALQTGAEAQVLMTLEVYERMGLSGDTIEYLREHAGEMATLFVRMLPGMIFFMLVIVVLANLALLSWHFPQYRSFFCHVGDLKEWKSPDHMVWLLVVPGIALFLPLGDAVRALAVNLVLICAVFYFFHGLAIVSYYFHYKKVPMFFRVLGYLLIVFEQILTVLVIGLGFFDLWGDFRRLKRRTAGLT, from the coding sequence ATGAAGGGGCTGGACACTCTCACGGGGTTCGGGCTGGGGCTGGCCGCGACCCTGCTGCTCTTCTTCGCGGGGTTGAGAGTACCTCTTCTGGGGCTCGCGACGGCGCCGCTGGTGATCTACCCGGCGCTGTACGTAGGTGTCAGGCTGGGGCGGCAGCCGGGACAATGGCTACCGCTGGCGGTCGCCGTGTGCGTCTACGCGCTGGCTGGGCTGGAAGCCACGGCGGCGTACCTGGTATTCGCGCTGGTCACGTACCTGCTGTTCTTCTCTTTCGGAAGAGGCTGGAACCTCGCGACGGTCGTAAGCGGGACCGCTGGCGTGACGGTGGCGGCCATGCTGGTGACCGCGACCGCATTGGCTGGCTCGCTGTCCGCGTTGTGGACCGCGCTTCAGACCGGCGCGGAGGCGCAGGTGCTCATGACGCTGGAAGTGTATGAGCGCATGGGCCTCTCGGGCGACACCATCGAGTACCTCCGGGAACACGCCGGCGAGATGGCGACGCTCTTCGTACGGATGTTGCCGGGCATGATCTTCTTCATGCTGGTGATCGTGGTGCTGGCCAATCTGGCCCTGCTGTCGTGGCATTTCCCGCAGTATCGCTCGTTTTTCTGCCACGTGGGGGATCTCAAGGAATGGAAGTCGCCCGACCACATGGTGTGGCTCCTCGTGGTACCGGGTATCGCGCTTTTCCTTCCCCTCGGCGACGCGGTGCGGGCGTTGGCCGTGAACCTGGTGCTCATATGCGCGGTGTTCTACTTCTTCCACGGGCTGGCCATCGTGTCGTATTACTTTCATTACAAGAAGGTCCCGATGTTTTTTCGCGTTTTGGGATATCTGCTCATCGTCTTCGAGCAGATTCTCACGGTGCTGGTCATCGGCCTGGGGTTCTTCGACCTTTGGGGCGACTTCCGTCGTCTCAAGCGGCGTACCGCGGGCCTGACTTGA
- the rpsR gene encoding 30S ribosomal protein S18, translating into MAEYRGRRGSGGGDGPPRRRGVSRRKVCRFCANKDLRFDYKDTKLLSGFMTERGKITPSRITGTCCWCQRRLARAIKRARLVALLPYTTVKL; encoded by the coding sequence ATCGTGGGAGAAGAGGTTCGGGTGGTGGCGATGGGCCGCCGCGCCGGCGTGGCGTCTCGCGCCGGAAAGTGTGCCGTTTCTGCGCCAACAAGGACCTGCGCTTCGACTACAAGGATACCAAGCTCCTTAGCGGGTTCATGACGGAACGGGGCAAGATCACCCCGAGCCGCATCACCGGAACCTGTTGCTGGTGTCAACGACGCCTGGCAAGAGCGATCAAGCGCGCCCGCCTGGTAGCGTTACTTCCCTATACCACCGTCAAGCTTTGA